One genomic region from Lineus longissimus chromosome 6, tnLinLong1.2, whole genome shotgun sequence encodes:
- the LOC135489433 gene encoding G-protein coupled receptor GRL101-like, with translation MIPLGTFRYTSKVQHLHLTGNTLGDFTGKEDFKDLPELKELRSNHFRFGCMAPQVPEENCFPKMDPCSSCTDLIRIGALWIFLWILGTIAVGGNILVLLLRILTKEPTTANTTIITSLAVSDLLMGVYLYIIAAADTTFRGYYIEVDWTWRKGIGSGAPFCVDYLRHSYYSRSGVCLSLHLTSEPAPGWEYSVAIFLGLNLDAFMIIAVLYTWMYVIIKRSVDMMKHKTSRKKGENKELVVARKMALIILTDFACWMPIIILGLAAISGKVTIPGDVYAWIAVFVLPINSAMNPILYTLSSLDLIKLICGKKEPQLDYSGSTRTNVSTPPLMHSSALCIAGYDIRAARTASCVLSVVSLQQP, from the exons ATGATACCACTGGGCACATTCAGGTATACAAGCAAGGTACAACACCTTCACCTCACTGGTAACACCCTGGGGGACTTCACTGGTAAAGAAGACTTCAAGGATCTGCCAGAGCTAAAGGAACTCCGGTCGAATCATTTTAGATTTGGTTGTATGGCCCCACAGGTCCCCGAAGAGAATTGTTTTCCAAAGATGGACCCGTGTTCTTCCTGCACTGATCTCATCCGCATAGGCGCTTTGTGGATCTTTCTGTGGATACTTGGGACCATTGCTGTGGGCGGGAATATCCTCGTACTCCTCCTGAGGATATTGACAAAGGAACCAACGACGGCGAACACCACGATCATCACAAGCCTCGCCGTGTCCGACCTCCTCATGGGCGTGTACTTGTACATCATCGCGGCAGCGGACACCACATTCAGGGGGTACTACATCGAGGTTGACTGGACCTGGAGGAAGGGCATCGGAT CCGGTGCACCGTTCTGTGTTGACTACTTGCGACATTCGTACTATTCAAGATCTGGCGTCTGCCTCTCGCTCCACCTGACATCAGAACCCGCCCCAGGCTGGGAGTACTCGGTCGCCATCTTTTTAGGACTCAACCTCGATGCGTTCATGATCATCGCTGTACTATACACTTGGAtgtacgtcatcatcaaacGCTCTGTCGATATGATGAAACACAAGACCAGTCGGAAGAAGGGAGAAAACAAGGAATTAGTCGTTGCCCGCAAGATggcgctgatcatcctgactgaCTTTGCTTGCTGGATGCCCATCATAATTCTAG GTTTGGCTGCGATCTCCGGGAAAGTCACGATCCCTGGTGATGTCTACGCCTGGATTGCAGTATTTGTGCTGCCGATCAACAGCGCTATGAACCCAATACTCTACACACTGTCGTCTCTCGATCTCATCAA ACTGATATGTGGAAAGAAAGAACCACAGTTGGATTACTCTGGAAGCACTAGGACGAATGTGTCTACCC CACCACTCATGCACTCCAGCGCTCTTTGCATCGCGGGATACGATATCCGCGCAGCGCGTACGGCATCCTGCGTCCTCTCTGTCGTTTCCCTTCAACAACCTTAG
- the LOC135489436 gene encoding G-protein coupled receptor GRL101-like encodes MDPFSFCTDLIRIGTLRIFLWILGTIAVGVNILVLLLRILTKEPTTANTKIITSLAVSDLLMGVYLYIIAAADTTFRGYYIEVDWNWWEVIGCKIAGVLSVLSSEVSVFTLTIMSVDRFLVVVFPFSKQKINFKKAKILVASIWIFGVILAGATFCVDYLRHSYYSRFGVCLSLHLTSESAPGWEYSVAIFLGLNLVEFMIIAVLYTWMYVIIKRSADMIKHKTSGKKGENKELVVARKMALIILTDFACWMPIIILGLAAISGKVTIPGDVYAWIAVFVLPINSAMNPILYTLSSLDLIKLICGKKEPQLDYSGSTRTNVSTLDEDDEDGSPKVVNCYPEGSHLLPYVVEESNMLNLAHAMKTETPSLPLRDMRSVLKDVAKAMASLHERGLIASSVTVNDVGIIVSNGNETVWRLNLIRSVTMKTTTHRCVTMERTTNRASLWKGQQTERHY; translated from the exons ATGGACCCGTTTTCTTTCTGCACTGATCTCATCCGCATAGGCACCTTGCGGATCTTTCTGTGGATACTTGGGACCATTGCTGTGGGCGTGAATATCCTCGTACTCCTCCTGAGGATATTGACAAAGGAACCAACGACGGCGAACACCAAGATCATCACAAGCCTCGCCGTGTCCGACCTCCTCATGGGCGTGTACTTGTACATCATCGCGGCAGCGGACACCACATTCAGGGGGTACTACATCGAGGTTGACTGGAACTGGTGGGAGGTCATCGGATGTAAGATTGCAGGAGTCCTCTCCGTCTTATCAAGCGAGGTGTCCGTCTTCACTTTGACTATCATGTCAGTGGATCGTTTCCTGGTTGTGGTGTTCCCGTTCAGTAAGCAAAAGATCAACTTCAAGAAGGCGAAGATATTGGTGGCATCAATATGGATCTTTGGGGTCATTTTAGCCGGTGCAACGTTCTGTGTTGACTACTTGCGACATTCGTACTATTCAAGATTTGGCGTCTGTCTCTCGCTCCACCTGACATCAGAATCCGCCCCAGGCTGGGAGTACTCGGTCGCCATCTTTTTAGGACTCAACCTCGTTGAATTCATGATCATCGCTGTACTATACACTTGGAtgtacgtcatcatcaaacGCTCTGCAGATATGATAAAACACAAGACCAGTGGGAAGAAGGGAGAAAACAAGGAACTAGTCGTTGCCCGCAAGATggcgctgatcatcctgactgaCTTTGCTTGCTGGATGCCCATCATAATTCTAG GTTTGGCTGCGATCTCCGGGAAAGTCACGATCCCTGGTGATGTCTACGCCTGGATTGCAGTATTTGTGCTGCCGATCAACAGCGCTATGAACCCAATACTCTACACACTGTCGTCTCTCGATCTCATCAA ACTGATATGTGGAAAGAAAGAACCACAGTTGGATTACTCTGGAAGCACTAGGACGAATGTGTCTACCC ttgacgaagatgatgaggacGGTTCCCCTAAGGTAGTCAACTGTTACCCAGAGGGCAGTCATCTCCTGCCTTACGTGGTGGAGGAGTCCAATATGCTGAACCTCGCCCACGCCATGAAGACCGAAACGCCCTCACTGCCGCTGCGGGACATGCGCAGCGTGCTAAAGGATGTGGCCAAAGCCATGGCATCGCTGCATGAAAGAGGCCTGATTGCGAGCAGTGTGACTGTAAATGACGTTGGGATAATTGTCAGCAACGGAAATGAG ACGGTGTGGCGTTTGAACTTGATACGAAGCGTCACGATGAAAACGACAACACACCGATGCGTTActatggaaaggacaacaaaccgagcgtccctatggaaaggacaacaaaccgagcgtcactattga